One Amycolatopsis sp. NBC_00355 genomic window carries:
- a CDS encoding leucyl aminopeptidase family protein has protein sequence MRNPLPPVPTSLLDIEVAGDLRRGTPTVRLVTAPADDVEAEPVEIGGVRITGKAGDVQTVQGDGPRWVAGLGDGKPKQYRKTGAALVRAVNAALADDVENGAKAFRAVQLVLPEEASGEHVTELALGLLLGGYRFKVSIEDPKPAVRTVRLVTHDRAVASHTELVERATALAAATALTRDLANTPSNVKSPAWLADTAAKVAGPRVEATIRDEQWLAAQGFGGVLAVGGGSARPPRLIELSYKPSGAVKHLLLVGKGITFDTGGLSIKPADGMHLMRTDMAGGAAVIAATRAIAALGLPVRVTALVPAAENHVSGSAYRPGDIVRHYGGKTTEVGNTDAEGRMVLADALAYGIKKYGPDVVVDAATLTGAMKVSLGLRTGGLFATDDTLAASVVAAGSRVGEAWWRMPLVEDYAENVRGEFGDVRQTPGGPGSITAALFLREFTEGLPWAHLDIAGPARSEKSYDDVVPGATGFAARTLVELAASLA, from the coding sequence GTGCGTAATCCGCTACCCCCCGTTCCGACTAGTCTCCTCGACATCGAGGTCGCGGGTGACCTTCGCCGCGGCACCCCGACGGTCCGGCTCGTGACCGCGCCGGCCGACGACGTCGAGGCCGAGCCGGTCGAGATCGGCGGTGTCCGGATCACCGGCAAAGCGGGCGACGTCCAGACGGTCCAGGGTGACGGCCCCCGCTGGGTCGCGGGGCTCGGCGACGGCAAGCCGAAGCAGTACCGGAAGACCGGCGCGGCGCTGGTCCGCGCGGTGAACGCGGCGCTGGCCGACGACGTCGAGAACGGCGCGAAGGCGTTCCGCGCGGTGCAGCTCGTGCTGCCCGAGGAGGCGTCCGGCGAGCACGTCACGGAGCTGGCGCTGGGCCTGCTGCTCGGCGGCTACCGCTTCAAGGTGTCCATTGAGGACCCGAAGCCGGCGGTGCGGACGGTGCGGCTGGTGACGCACGACCGCGCGGTGGCGAGCCACACCGAGCTCGTCGAGCGCGCCACGGCGCTGGCCGCAGCGACGGCGCTGACCCGCGACCTCGCGAACACCCCCTCGAACGTCAAGTCCCCGGCCTGGCTCGCGGACACCGCGGCGAAGGTCGCCGGCCCCCGCGTCGAAGCGACGATCCGCGACGAGCAGTGGCTCGCGGCGCAGGGCTTCGGCGGCGTCCTGGCCGTCGGTGGCGGTTCGGCGCGGCCGCCGCGGCTGATCGAGCTGTCCTACAAGCCCTCCGGCGCGGTCAAGCACTTGCTGCTGGTGGGCAAGGGCATCACGTTCGACACGGGCGGCCTGTCGATCAAGCCGGCCGACGGCATGCACCTGATGCGCACGGACATGGCGGGCGGCGCGGCGGTGATCGCCGCGACCCGCGCGATCGCCGCGCTGGGGCTGCCGGTGCGGGTGACCGCGCTGGTCCCGGCGGCCGAAAACCACGTGTCCGGTTCGGCGTACCGGCCCGGCGACATCGTCCGCCACTACGGCGGCAAGACGACCGAGGTCGGCAACACCGACGCCGAGGGCCGCATGGTCCTGGCCGACGCTTTGGCGTACGGCATCAAGAAGTACGGCCCGGACGTCGTCGTCGACGCGGCGACGCTGACGGGTGCGATGAAGGTGTCGCTCGGTTTGCGCACGGGCGGCCTGTTCGCCACGGACGACACGCTGGCGGCTTCGGTCGTCGCGGCGGGTTCGCGGGTCGGCGAGGCCTGGTGGCGCATGCCGCTGGTGGAGGACTACGCGGAGAACGTCCGAGGCGAGTTCGGCGACGTCCGCCAGACCCCGGGCGGCCCGGGCAGCATCACGGCGGCGCTGTTCCTGCGCGAGTTCACGGAGGGCCTGCCGTGGGCCCACCTGGACATCGCGGGCCCGGCCCGGTCGGAGAAGTCCTACGACGACGTGGTCCCGGGCGCGACGGGCTTCGCGGCCCGAACCCTGGTGGAGCTGGCCGCCTCACTGGCCTGA
- a CDS encoding LysR family transcriptional regulator, translated as MTHDSLSAQLAPHLRLLVALRSTGNVTRAAELLGVPQPTVSRRIAALADALGAPLTVPDGRGIRLTRAADLLAEAAERALAAVDTGVRLAREEVAPESGHVVLGFLHLLGRSLVPSLLRGYRARYPGVRFTLVQGSRQDMLDRLAGGELDLALLAPLPSDAPSLVSAGLAEEEILLSVPTGHRLAGRGSVRVAELAEEEFVLLEPGYGVRTLTDELCAAAGFAPRIAFEGQESDTVRGLVAAGLGVALLPRFGPGTPAGVAEVPLNPPASRTIGLVWRAGEPMTPAVTAFRDHVLATAGRK; from the coding sequence ATGACGCATGACTCGCTGTCGGCGCAGCTCGCACCGCACCTGCGGCTCCTGGTCGCGCTGCGGAGTACGGGGAACGTCACACGCGCGGCCGAACTGCTGGGCGTCCCGCAGCCGACGGTGAGCCGCCGGATCGCGGCGCTGGCCGACGCGCTGGGCGCGCCCCTGACCGTCCCGGACGGCCGCGGCATCCGGCTCACCCGCGCGGCGGACCTGCTGGCCGAGGCCGCCGAACGCGCGTTGGCGGCGGTCGACACCGGCGTCCGGCTGGCGCGCGAGGAGGTGGCGCCGGAGTCGGGACACGTGGTGCTCGGCTTCCTGCACCTGCTCGGGCGGTCGCTGGTGCCGTCGCTGCTGCGCGGTTACCGGGCGCGGTACCCGGGGGTGCGGTTCACGCTGGTCCAGGGCTCGCGGCAGGACATGCTCGACCGGCTGGCGGGCGGCGAGCTGGACCTGGCGCTGCTCGCGCCGTTGCCGTCGGACGCGCCTTCACTGGTCTCGGCGGGGCTGGCGGAGGAGGAGATCCTGCTGTCGGTCCCGACGGGCCACCGCCTCGCCGGCCGCGGTTCGGTGCGGGTGGCCGAGCTGGCCGAGGAGGAGTTCGTGCTGCTGGAGCCGGGTTACGGCGTCCGCACGCTGACGGACGAACTGTGCGCCGCGGCCGGCTTCGCGCCGCGCATCGCGTTCGAGGGCCAGGAGTCGGACACGGTCCGCGGCCTGGTCGCGGCGGGCCTCGGCGTGGCACTGCTGCCGCGGTTCGGCCCGGGCACACCGGCAGGAGTGGCGGAAGTGCCGCTGAACCCACCGGCGTCACGGACGATCGGCCTGGTCTGGCGCGCGGGCGAACCGATGACCCCGGCCGTGACGGCCTTCCGGGACCACGTGCTGGCAACGGCGGGGCGCAAATAA
- a CDS encoding MFS transporter, whose protein sequence is MTTTRRVKTAVAAAGISSFALLYAPQPVLPQLAAQYHLDPGGAALAVSVATGALAIAVLPIAALSEVVGRRPVIVTSVVASVVFGLLLPLMPTYPALLVLRALQGIAIAGFPGVAAAYLAERLGRAGVAAAVGAMIAGNTVGGMLGRLSAGFSAGPLGWRGALYVVAGIGAVCAVTTVVTLPPGTARGKVQLKVVAAGLVTAVRRPVLLAQYAVALLAMGSFVALYNAAGFRLTGDPLDLSPAIASLVFLAYATGSVSSAAAGRLVARVGRRRAVIGSLLLMAAGATLTLPDSLPLVIAGFLVLTCAFFAAHAVANGWAAADAPEDARGQVGGMYTATYYLGSSIGGAAGAYVYGHAGWGWLIALVAVWLLLAAAAVGAGTRVRTERRELVPS, encoded by the coding sequence GTGACCACCACCCGCCGAGTCAAGACCGCCGTCGCCGCGGCCGGGATCTCCTCCTTCGCCCTGCTCTACGCCCCGCAGCCGGTGCTGCCGCAGCTCGCCGCGCAGTACCACCTCGACCCCGGCGGCGCGGCGCTCGCGGTGAGCGTCGCGACCGGCGCGCTGGCCATCGCGGTCCTGCCGATCGCCGCGCTGTCCGAGGTGGTCGGGCGGCGGCCGGTGATCGTGACGTCGGTGGTCGCGTCGGTCGTGTTCGGGCTGCTGCTGCCGCTGATGCCGACGTATCCGGCGCTGCTCGTGCTGCGCGCCTTGCAGGGCATCGCGATCGCCGGGTTCCCCGGGGTCGCGGCCGCCTACCTGGCCGAACGGCTCGGCCGCGCGGGCGTCGCCGCCGCCGTCGGCGCGATGATCGCGGGCAACACCGTCGGCGGCATGCTCGGCCGGCTGTCCGCCGGCTTCTCCGCCGGGCCGCTCGGCTGGCGCGGCGCGCTGTACGTCGTCGCGGGCATCGGCGCGGTGTGCGCCGTGACCACCGTCGTGACGCTGCCGCCCGGCACGGCTCGCGGGAAGGTGCAGCTCAAGGTGGTCGCCGCCGGGCTGGTGACGGCGGTGCGGCGGCCGGTGCTGCTGGCCCAGTACGCCGTGGCGCTGCTCGCGATGGGCTCGTTCGTCGCGCTCTACAACGCGGCCGGGTTCCGGCTGACCGGCGACCCGCTGGACCTGTCGCCGGCGATCGCGTCGCTGGTGTTCCTCGCCTACGCGACCGGCTCGGTCTCCTCGGCCGCGGCCGGACGGCTGGTGGCGCGCGTCGGCCGCCGTCGCGCGGTGATCGGCTCGCTGCTGCTGATGGCCGCCGGGGCGACGCTGACCCTGCCGGACTCGTTACCGCTGGTGATCGCCGGTTTCCTGGTGCTGACCTGCGCGTTCTTCGCCGCGCACGCGGTCGCCAACGGCTGGGCGGCGGCCGACGCCCCCGAGGACGCCCGCGGCCAGGTCGGCGGCATGTACACGGCGACGTACTACCTGGGCAGCAGCATCGGCGGCGCGGCCGGCGCGTACGTCTACGGCCACGCGGGCTGGGGCTGGCTGATCGCCCTGGTGGCAGTCTGGCTCCTGCTGGCGGCGGCCGCGGTGGGCGCCGGAACCCGGGTGCGCACCGAGCGGCGCGAACTGGTCCCGAGCTGA
- a CDS encoding O-methyltransferase, with protein MNTPTPAAAPADSGFVDGYLPDDEVLSSARARAEDLGCSPLSAGAGATLRFLAATLRAKAVVEVGTGAGVSGLSLLRGMAPEGILTSIDLEPEYQRAARAAFREAGYAPGRTRLIVGRALDVLQRLTPGGYDLVFVDSAHIEYPGCYELGVSLLRRGGIIAFHNVLAGGRVIDPSRRDPETLALREVARAFREDERLVPALLPVGGGLLVAAAI; from the coding sequence GTGAACACGCCCACCCCTGCGGCCGCACCGGCCGACTCCGGGTTCGTCGACGGGTACCTGCCCGACGACGAGGTGCTGTCTTCGGCGCGCGCACGGGCCGAGGACCTGGGCTGCAGCCCGCTGTCCGCGGGCGCCGGCGCGACCCTGCGGTTCCTGGCCGCCACGCTGCGGGCGAAGGCCGTCGTCGAGGTCGGCACCGGCGCCGGGGTGAGCGGGCTGAGCCTGCTGCGCGGGATGGCCCCGGAGGGCATCCTGACGTCGATCGACCTGGAGCCGGAGTACCAGCGGGCCGCGCGCGCGGCGTTCCGCGAGGCCGGTTACGCGCCGGGCCGGACCCGCTTGATCGTCGGACGGGCGCTGGACGTCCTGCAGCGGCTGACGCCGGGCGGCTACGACCTGGTGTTCGTCGACTCGGCGCACATCGAGTACCCGGGGTGCTACGAGCTGGGTGTGTCGCTGCTGCGCCGCGGCGGGATCATCGCGTTCCACAACGTCCTCGCGGGCGGCCGGGTGATCGACCCGTCCCGGCGCGACCCGGAGACGCTGGCCCTGCGCGAGGTGGCCCGAGCGTTCCGCGAGGACGAACGCCTGGTCCCGGCCCTGCTCCCGGTGGGCGGCGGCCTGCTGGTGGCCGCGGCGATCTGA
- the sigE gene encoding RNA polymerase sigma factor SigE: MEVPAPTMQNADADVDAAQPVSLDEAAWTPPSWDEVVREHGDRVYRLAYRLTGNTHDAEDLTQETFIRVFRSLASYKPGTFEGWLHRITTNLFLDMARRRSRVRMEGLPEDTDRIVGDDPSPEQVYTDTHLDPDLQAALDELPPEFRAAVVLCDVEGLSYEEIGATLNVKLGTVRSRIHRGRQALRASLERRRSYAPESAKVSV, encoded by the coding sequence ATGGAGGTGCCTGCTCCCACGATGCAGAACGCCGATGCGGACGTCGACGCGGCTCAGCCCGTGTCCCTGGACGAGGCGGCCTGGACGCCACCGTCCTGGGACGAGGTCGTCCGCGAGCACGGTGACCGGGTCTACCGGCTCGCCTACCGCCTGACCGGCAACACCCACGACGCCGAGGACCTCACCCAGGAGACCTTCATCCGGGTCTTCCGGTCGCTGGCGTCCTACAAGCCCGGCACGTTCGAGGGCTGGCTGCACCGGATCACCACCAACCTCTTCCTCGACATGGCCCGCCGCCGCTCGCGAGTGCGGATGGAAGGCCTGCCGGAGGACACCGACCGCATCGTGGGCGACGACCCGAGCCCCGAGCAGGTCTACACCGACACCCACCTGGACCCGGACCTGCAGGCCGCGCTCGACGAGCTGCCGCCGGAGTTCCGTGCCGCCGTCGTGCTGTGCGACGTCGAAGGTCTCTCCTACGAGGAGATCGGCGCGACGCTCAACGTCAAGCTGGGCACCGTCCGCAGCCGGATCCACCGCGGCCGTCAGGCGCTGCGGGCTTCGCTGGAGCGCCGACGCAGTTACGCCCCGGAGTCTGCGAAGGTGTCGGTATGA
- a CDS encoding anti-sigma factor family protein: MTAPRGWGLPESHLLPDAVVAFVDGELSHGARDRAAAHITRCASCAGDVQAQRQACAAIRGAGAPSMSAGFLASLRSIPEHTDLPSSPDNLAITADGQLVAVQRPDRVAGLRDSGVLGGVAPLGSSAPLGQSPNVLGGGRFKRRAAQGAGVVVSGLVLSALALVGTSADGGDGTPDTGGQVPQNANLLPAQMAVPQAPRPEPAPSVTSTPVSSPIAVPVGVR, encoded by the coding sequence ATGACCGCACCGCGAGGCTGGGGACTCCCCGAGTCGCACCTGCTGCCGGACGCCGTGGTCGCGTTCGTGGACGGCGAACTTTCGCACGGCGCGCGTGACCGCGCGGCGGCGCACATCACGCGCTGCGCCTCCTGCGCCGGCGACGTCCAGGCCCAGCGGCAGGCGTGCGCCGCGATCCGCGGCGCGGGCGCGCCGTCGATGTCGGCCGGGTTCCTGGCGAGCCTCCGGTCCATCCCGGAGCACACGGACCTGCCCAGCAGCCCCGACAACCTGGCGATCACCGCCGACGGCCAGCTCGTCGCGGTCCAGCGGCCCGACCGGGTCGCCGGCCTGCGCGACTCGGGCGTTCTGGGCGGCGTGGCGCCGCTCGGCTCGTCGGCCCCGCTCGGCCAGTCCCCGAACGTCCTGGGCGGCGGCCGCTTCAAGCGCCGCGCGGCACAGGGCGCCGGCGTGGTCGTGTCGGGCTTGGTGCTGAGCGCGCTGGCGCTGGTGGGCACCTCCGCAGACGGCGGTGACGGCACCCCGGACACGGGCGGCCAGGTCCCGCAGAACGCGAACCTGCTCCCGGCCCAGATGGCGGTGCCGCAGGCACCTCGCCCGGAGCCGGCCCCGTCGGTGACGTCGACACCGGTGAGCTCGCCGATCGCGGTGCCGGTCGGCGTCCGCTGA
- a CDS encoding S1C family serine protease: protein MMTEPNVNPEQPGAHDADRLGPRPLARPAVDPGQAAVFGRPQGVDGAFDKLYTPQQTNGVKLTPPAPESLAEAFSRPPGAEGVLLERPREAVGDASQAEPPLWTGTGDPWRDPGAGAVLAGPAMPAEDEEKPARRPPGALLSLPEVLFGRRVKPKALVLLGVVALLIGAAGGLVGWWAADTGTELTGSATISEAEAAKERPAGSVAEIAKRVSPAVVSLEVFKPGAESGEQGSGVMIDPQGYILTNDHVISSAAADPGVKITAIFIDGTRTDAKLVGTDPKTDLAVVKVNVTNPTVLQIGKSSDLQVGDTVMAIGSPLALQNSVTAGIVSALNRPITAGGDNGAAPVTYEAIQTDAAINHGNSGGALVDATGALVGINSSIRSSSADGGSIGIGFAIPSDYAIKIAKALIKDGKVQHADIGINASSTVAGSSTMGAQVKNVAPGGPAANAGIKEGDVITKIGNRLVRDSAELTVAVRAHDVGEVVPVSLARDGASFVVDVTLASD from the coding sequence ATGATGACCGAGCCGAACGTGAATCCCGAGCAGCCCGGCGCGCACGATGCCGACCGGCTGGGGCCGCGCCCGCTGGCGCGGCCGGCCGTCGATCCGGGGCAGGCCGCGGTGTTCGGCCGGCCGCAGGGGGTCGACGGGGCGTTCGACAAGCTCTACACCCCCCAGCAGACCAACGGCGTCAAGCTGACGCCGCCGGCTCCCGAGTCGCTGGCCGAGGCGTTCAGCCGGCCGCCCGGGGCCGAAGGCGTTCTCCTGGAGCGGCCGCGGGAGGCCGTTGGGGACGCGTCGCAGGCCGAGCCGCCGCTGTGGACCGGGACCGGGGACCCGTGGCGTGATCCGGGCGCCGGCGCCGTGCTCGCCGGGCCCGCGATGCCCGCCGAAGACGAGGAAAAGCCCGCTCGGCGTCCGCCGGGTGCGTTGCTGAGCCTGCCCGAGGTGCTGTTCGGCCGGCGGGTGAAGCCCAAGGCGCTGGTGCTGCTCGGGGTCGTCGCGCTGCTGATCGGCGCAGCCGGCGGGCTGGTCGGCTGGTGGGCCGCCGACACCGGCACCGAGCTCACCGGGTCCGCGACGATCTCCGAAGCCGAGGCCGCCAAGGAACGGCCGGCCGGTTCGGTCGCCGAGATCGCCAAGCGCGTCTCGCCGGCCGTCGTCTCGCTCGAGGTGTTCAAGCCCGGCGCCGAGTCCGGCGAGCAGGGCTCCGGTGTGATGATCGACCCGCAGGGCTACATCCTCACCAACGACCACGTGATCAGCTCCGCCGCCGCGGATCCGGGCGTCAAGATCACCGCGATCTTCATCGACGGCACCCGGACCGACGCCAAGCTCGTCGGCACCGACCCGAAGACCGACCTCGCGGTTGTGAAGGTCAACGTCACCAACCCGACCGTGCTGCAGATCGGCAAGTCGTCGGACCTGCAGGTCGGCGACACCGTGATGGCGATCGGCTCGCCGCTGGCGCTGCAGAACTCGGTGACCGCGGGCATCGTCAGCGCGCTGAACCGGCCGATCACCGCCGGCGGCGACAACGGCGCCGCGCCGGTCACCTACGAGGCCATCCAGACCGACGCCGCGATCAACCACGGCAACTCCGGCGGCGCGCTCGTCGACGCCACCGGCGCGCTGGTCGGCATCAACTCCTCGATCCGCTCGTCCAGCGCGGACGGCGGCAGCATCGGCATCGGCTTCGCCATCCCGAGCGACTACGCGATCAAGATTGCGAAGGCGCTGATCAAGGACGGCAAGGTCCAGCACGCCGACATCGGCATCAACGCGTCCTCGACGGTCGCCGGCTCGTCCACGATGGGCGCGCAGGTCAAGAACGTCGCCCCCGGCGGCCCGGCCGCGAACGCGGGCATCAAGGAGGGCGACGTGATCACGAAGATCGGCAACCGCCTGGTCCGCGACTCCGCGGAACTGACGGTCGCGGTGCGCGCGCACGACGTCGGCGAGGTGGTCCCGGTGTCGCTGGCTCGTGACGGTGCCAGCTTCGTCGTGGACGTAACCCTGGCTTCCGATTGA
- the tatB gene encoding Sec-independent protein translocase protein TatB, giving the protein MFDSVGWGEILVLIIAGLFILGPERLPEAASWMAKSVKKVRDFATGAKEQLREEMGPEFDQLRKPLEDLRGLRNFDPKRVVTQHLFDGDSDPLGLKGITNGGNGTNGANGSNGYTAAQTKPQPEPLKPGERPPIDPDAT; this is encoded by the coding sequence GTGTTCGACAGTGTCGGATGGGGGGAAATCCTCGTCCTCATCATCGCCGGTCTTTTCATCCTCGGCCCGGAACGGCTGCCCGAGGCGGCGTCCTGGATGGCGAAGAGCGTGAAGAAGGTCCGCGACTTCGCGACCGGGGCGAAAGAGCAGCTCCGCGAGGAGATGGGCCCGGAGTTCGACCAGCTGCGCAAGCCGCTGGAAGACCTGCGCGGGCTGCGCAACTTCGACCCGAAACGCGTGGTGACGCAGCACCTGTTCGACGGTGACAGCGACCCGCTCGGCCTCAAGGGCATCACGAACGGCGGCAACGGCACGAACGGGGCCAACGGTTCGAACGGCTACACGGCCGCCCAGACGAAGCCCCAGCCGGAGCCGCTGAAGCCCGGCGAGCGTCCGCCGATCGACCCGGACGCCACGTAA
- a CDS encoding Mrp/NBP35 family ATP-binding protein: protein MTSTQQLPSVDDVRSALKSVQDPEIHKPITDLGMVKDVVVGDDGVVTVGIYLTVAGCPLKATLTNDTKEAVSKVPGVTDVRVELDVMNDEQRTELRKSLRGESTEPVIPFAQPGSMTRVYCVASGKGGVGKSSVTVNLAAAMAQRGLSVGVVDADIYGHSIPRMLGTHEKPTKVDTMIMPPQAHGVKMISIGMFTPGNTPVVWRGPMLHRALQQFLADVFWGDLDILLLDLPPGTGDIAISVAQLIPNAEILVVTTPQQAAAEVAERAGAIALQTRQRVAGVIENMSWLEQADGSRLEIFGSGGGQTVADSLTKSIGSEVPLLGQVPLDPRLREQGDSGTPLVLSDPEAPASLVLREAAKKLTVRARGLAGMMLNVTPAGR from the coding sequence GTGACCAGCACTCAGCAGCTCCCCAGCGTCGATGACGTCCGCAGCGCGCTGAAGAGCGTGCAAGACCCCGAGATCCACAAACCCATCACGGACCTGGGGATGGTGAAGGACGTCGTCGTCGGCGACGACGGCGTGGTCACCGTCGGGATCTACCTGACCGTGGCCGGCTGCCCGCTGAAGGCGACGCTGACCAACGACACGAAGGAAGCCGTCTCGAAGGTCCCCGGCGTCACCGACGTCCGGGTCGAGCTGGACGTCATGAACGACGAGCAGCGCACCGAGCTGCGGAAGTCGCTGCGCGGCGAGAGCACCGAGCCGGTGATCCCGTTCGCCCAGCCGGGCTCGATGACGCGGGTGTACTGCGTCGCGTCCGGCAAGGGCGGCGTCGGCAAGTCGTCGGTCACGGTGAACCTGGCCGCGGCGATGGCCCAGCGCGGGCTCTCGGTCGGCGTCGTCGACGCGGACATCTACGGCCACTCGATCCCCCGCATGCTGGGCACCCACGAGAAGCCGACCAAGGTCGACACGATGATCATGCCGCCGCAGGCGCACGGCGTGAAGATGATCTCGATCGGCATGTTCACCCCGGGCAACACCCCGGTGGTGTGGCGCGGCCCGATGCTGCACCGCGCGCTGCAGCAGTTCCTGGCGGACGTGTTCTGGGGCGACCTCGACATCCTGCTGCTGGACCTGCCGCCGGGCACCGGCGACATCGCGATCTCGGTGGCCCAGCTGATCCCGAACGCGGAGATCCTGGTCGTCACCACCCCGCAGCAGGCGGCGGCCGAGGTCGCCGAGCGCGCGGGCGCGATCGCGCTGCAGACGCGTCAGCGGGTCGCCGGCGTCATCGAGAACATGTCGTGGCTGGAGCAGGCCGACGGGTCTCGCCTAGAGATCTTCGGCTCCGGCGGCGGCCAGACGGTGGCGGACTCGCTGACGAAGTCGATCGGCTCGGAGGTCCCGCTGCTGGGCCAGGTGCCGCTGGACCCGCGCCTGCGCGAGCAGGGCGACTCGGGCACGCCGCTGGTGCTCTCGGACCCGGAGGCCCCGGCTTCGCTGGTGCTGAGGGAAGCCGCGAAGAAGCTGACGGTCCGCGCGCGCGGACTGGCCGGGATGATGCTGAACGTGACACCCGCGGGCCGCTAG
- a CDS encoding DUF1003 domain-containing protein yields MPEPTSGRRLDQPRSQNRFKLNIDPDTFGRLTERVARFLGTGKYLFWQTLLVIIWIAMNLAAVSLQWDPYPFILLNLAFSTQAAYAAPLILLAQNRQDDRDRVSLEEDRNRALQTKADTEYLARELAALRLAVGEVATRDYLRSELDRLREDLDVQPRKAKPNRTPTGS; encoded by the coding sequence GTGCCTGAACCGACGTCCGGACGGCGGCTGGACCAGCCCCGCAGCCAGAACCGGTTCAAGCTGAACATCGACCCGGACACCTTCGGGCGGCTCACCGAGCGCGTCGCCCGGTTCCTCGGCACCGGCAAGTACCTGTTCTGGCAGACGCTGCTGGTGATCATCTGGATCGCGATGAACCTCGCCGCGGTGTCGCTGCAGTGGGACCCGTACCCGTTCATCCTGCTCAACCTGGCCTTTTCGACCCAGGCGGCGTACGCGGCGCCGTTGATCCTGCTCGCGCAGAACCGCCAGGACGACCGGGACCGCGTCTCCCTGGAAGAGGACCGGAACCGGGCCCTGCAGACGAAGGCCGACACGGAGTACCTGGCCCGGGAGCTGGCCGCGCTGCGGCTCGCGGTCGGCGAGGTGGCGACCCGGGACTACCTCCGCAGCGAGCTCGACCGGCTGCGGGAGGACCTCGACGTCCAGCCCAGGAAGGCCAAACCGAACCGCACTCCTACCGGCTCGTAA
- a CDS encoding magnesium transporter MgtE N-terminal domain-containing protein: MAAVNRVFAAQLSGLPVFGPDGESIGRVRDLVAGLRLDTQPPRILGVVVELTTRRRVFVPMLRVTAIEPTAVTLATGSVNMRQFNQRPNEVLVLGQLLDAHASLAGSDTRVTVVDAGMEPTRTRDWVLAKLAIRERRAGLGRRRSAMQVLPWAEVAGLSLTDITGQQQGAGQLLMLFDTMRSVDVAATIRDLPLKRRHEVADAMDDERLADVLEELPDDDQKELLSYLAEERAADILEAMSPDDAADLLAELAPAEQSRLLELMEPEESAPVRRLLAYSSDTAGGLMTPEPVVLTPDTTIAEALAHIRNAELPPALASMVFVCRPPTATPTGRFVGVVHFQRLLREPPAELVASAVDTGLAALRPNATLPEVTRYFAAYNLTCGPVVDTEDHLIGAVTVDDVLDHLLPEDWRETGLHDTTGETGENLEAERA, encoded by the coding sequence ATGGCCGCGGTCAACAGGGTTTTCGCAGCTCAGCTGTCGGGTTTGCCGGTGTTCGGCCCGGACGGCGAATCCATCGGCCGGGTCCGCGACCTCGTCGCCGGGTTGCGCCTCGACACGCAGCCTCCGCGCATCCTCGGCGTGGTCGTCGAGCTGACCACCCGGCGGCGGGTCTTCGTGCCGATGCTGCGGGTCACCGCGATCGAGCCGACCGCCGTCACGCTCGCCACCGGCTCGGTCAACATGCGCCAGTTCAACCAGCGGCCCAACGAGGTCCTGGTGCTCGGCCAGCTCCTGGACGCGCACGCGTCGCTGGCCGGCTCGGACACCCGCGTCACCGTCGTCGACGCCGGGATGGAGCCGACCCGAACCCGCGACTGGGTGCTGGCCAAGCTCGCCATCCGGGAGCGGCGGGCCGGGCTGGGCCGCCGCCGCTCGGCGATGCAGGTGCTGCCGTGGGCGGAGGTGGCCGGGCTGAGCCTGACCGACATCACCGGCCAGCAGCAGGGCGCCGGGCAGCTGCTCATGCTGTTCGACACCATGCGCTCGGTCGACGTCGCCGCGACGATCCGCGACCTGCCGCTCAAGCGCCGGCACGAGGTCGCCGACGCGATGGACGACGAGCGCCTCGCCGACGTCCTCGAAGAGCTGCCCGACGACGACCAGAAAGAGCTGCTGTCCTACCTCGCCGAGGAGCGCGCGGCCGACATCCTCGAGGCGATGAGCCCGGACGACGCCGCCGACCTGCTGGCCGAGCTGGCCCCGGCCGAGCAGAGCCGGCTGCTGGAGCTGATGGAGCCGGAAGAGTCGGCGCCGGTCAGGCGGCTGCTGGCCTACTCGTCCGACACCGCGGGCGGCCTGATGACCCCCGAGCCGGTGGTCCTCACGCCGGACACGACGATCGCCGAGGCGCTGGCGCACATCCGCAACGCCGAGCTGCCGCCGGCGCTGGCGAGCATGGTGTTCGTCTGCCGGCCGCCGACCGCGACGCCGACCGGGCGCTTCGTCGGCGTCGTGCACTTCCAGCGGCTGCTGCGCGAACCGCCGGCGGAGCTGGTGGCCAGCGCCGTGGACACCGGGCTGGCGGCGCTGCGGCCCAACGCGACGCTGCCCGAGGTCACCCGCTACTTCGCGGCCTACAACCTGACCTGCGGGCCGGTCGTCGACACCGAGGACCACCTGATCGGCGCGGTCACCGTCGACGACGTCCTCGACCACCTGCTGCCCGAGGACTGGCGCGAGACCGGCCTGCACGACACGACCGGCGAGACCGGCGAAAACCTGGAGGCCGAGCGTGCCTGA